The following coding sequences lie in one Sorghum bicolor cultivar BTx623 chromosome 6, Sorghum_bicolor_NCBIv3, whole genome shotgun sequence genomic window:
- the LOC8085851 gene encoding UPF0496 protein 4: MFLADKYSSLLPSLHQHHSKPSRRRSQQLKGEADRFGAALAARLRGLLPLPASQLAALARVADLLALTLADAGDALAGAGEGDASAAAVAAHLDAGVALLDACNAIAVRLDRLRRRRLLARLALHLLSSTSSSPSGRARARAALADRGDHPAASPSPLAPLPSLPFEQPRGRLSAAARVLAAVDAVSSLAAAAAAAILVGGPASFPRVSGGGDLPWAEPFNAVSGQLAALEGAGEVGAVDEAVRSLASALDAGTDNEAAVRPAAQELERRTEELAPRLDRLSDAVGGVFRAALGLRNAELGCFMVGPAGKPCSKYP; the protein is encoded by the coding sequence ATGTTCCTCGCCGACAAGTACAGCTCGCTGCTGCCCTCCCTCCACCAGCACCACTCCAAGCCCAGCCGCCGCCGGAGCCAGCAGCTGAAGGGGGAGGCGGACCGGTTCGGCGCGGCGCTGGCCGCGCGCCTCCGGGGCCTGCTGCCGCTGCCGGCCTCCCAGCTCGCGGCGCTCGCGCGGGTGGCCGACCTCCTCGCTCTCACGCTCGCGGACGCCGGCGACGcgctcgccggcgccggcgagggCGACGCGTCCGCTGCTGCGGTCGCCGCACACCTTGACGCCGGGGTCGCGCTCCTCGACGCCTGCAACGCCATCGCCGTCCGCCTCGACCGCCTCCGCAGGCGCCGCCTTCTCGCGCGCCTCGCGCTCCACCTCCTTTCatcaacctcctcctcgccgtccgggcgcgcgcgcgcgcgcgcggcgctcGCGGACCGCGGTGACCACCCAGCGGCGTCCCCGTCCCCTCTGGCGCCGCTCCCTTCGCTCCCGTTCGAGCAGCCCCGCGGGCGGCTCTCGGCCGCCGCGCGCGTGCTTGCCGCCGTGGACGCCGTCTCCTCGCTCGCGgcagcggccgcggccgccATCCTCGTCGGAGGACCCGCCAGCTTCCCCCGGGTATCCGGCGGCGGCGACCTCCCCTGGGCAGAGCCGTTCAACGCGGTGTCCGGCCAGCTCGCGGCGCTCGAAGGCGCCGGCGAGGTGGGCGCCGTCGACGAGGCCGTCCGGAGTCTCGCGTCGGCGCTGGACGCCGGGACCGACAACGAGGCGGCGGTGCGCCCCGCGGCACAGGAGTTGGAGAGGCGCACCGAGGAGCTCGCGCCGCGGCTAGACCGCCTGTCGGACGCCGTCGGCGGCGTGTTCCGCGCCGCGCTGGGCCTCCGCAACGCCGAGCTCGGCTGCTTCATGGTGGGACCCGCGGGGAAGCCGTGTAGTAAATACCCGTAG
- the LOC8085852 gene encoding small glutamine-rich tetratricopeptide repeat-containing protein 2 → MAMAVARVTSLGLACAPRQAQHRRRRHSLPPPRALGAVEVRVCTNRTCARQGGRDVLAALVGLAPPPVDVASCGCLGRCGAGPNVAASVAGSAAVFRHVGTAARGAQLLEHLLGPAEFDAALGLTALATREKAEAALEKGNADEAEALLTEVIGFNACGGLHLVYRSRSKARLAMGDISGALEDAEEAIRIAPRFPQAHLLRGDALFAMGEYSVAEDAYAHALDIDPSIRRSKSFRARVERLREKLVGANNP, encoded by the exons ATGGCGATGGCGGTGGCGCGGGTGACTAGCCTCGGCCTCGCCTGCGCTCCCCGACAGGCGCagcatcgccgccgccgccatagcCTTCCCCCGCCGCGCGCTTTGGGTGCGGTGGAGGTGCGGGTCTGCACGAACCGCACATGCGCGCGGCAGGGCGGGCGCGACGTCCTGGCTGCGCTCGTGGgcctcgcgccgccgccggtcgACGTGGCCTCCTGCGGTTGCCTCGGGCGCTGCGGCGCTGGGCCCAACGTCGCGGCGTCCGTCGCTGGGAGCGCCGCGGTGTTCCGCCACGTGGGCACGGCGGCGCGCGGCGCGCAGCTACTGGAACACCTCCTCGGCCCCGCGGAGTTCGACGCGGCCCTAGGGCTCACCGCGCTGGCCACGAGGGAGAAGGCGGAGGCTGCCCTCGAGAAGGGAAACGCGGATGAAGCGGAAGCCCTTCTGACCGAG GTTATTGGGTTCAATGCTTGTGGCGGTCTGCATTTGGTGTACAGGAGCAG GTCTAAGGCGAGATTGGCAATGGGGGATATCTCTGGTGCACTTGAGGACGCTGAGGAAGCAATAAGAATAGCTCCCAGATTTCCTCAG GCTCACTTATTGCGAGGCGACGCACTTTTTGCAATGGGTGAATATTCTGTTGCGGAAGATGCCTATGCACATGCCTTGGATATTGATCCATCTATTCGCCGGTCCAAGTCTTTCAGG GCCCGTGTGGAAAGGCTACGAGAGAAGCTTGTTGGTGCCAATAATCCGTAG
- the LOC8085853 gene encoding haloacid dehalogenase-like hydrolase domain-containing protein At4g39970 — MPPTTMPSTSLALPTAARAGARRHAFFSNRSPSSVPIARRRRAPRFVMVSASASLEALIFDCDGVILESENLHRQAYNDAFANFGVRCPPASADPLYWDEAFYDELQNRIGGGKPKMRWYFGENGWPSSELFETPPSTDTDKEKLVDIIQDWKTERYKEIIKSGTVKPRPGVLRLMDEVKNAGIKLAVCSAATKSSVIMCLENLIGLERFNGLDCFLAGDDVKLKKPDPTIYITASEKLGVGSKNCLVVEDSVIGLLAAKGAGMSCIITYTPSTASQDFKDAIATYPDLSNVRLEDLKLLLQKTLVTG; from the exons ATGCCTCCGACTACGATGCCTTCCACTTCCCTCGCCCTCCCCACCGCCGCCCGCGCCGGCGCTCGCCGCCATGCCTTCTTCAGCAACCGATCACCCTCAAGCGTCCCCATCGCGCGGCGGAGGCGCGCGCCCCGGTTCGTCATGGTCTCCGCCTCGGCGTCTCTGGAGGCACTCATCTTTGATTGCGACGGCGTCATACTGGAGTCAGAGAACCTCCATCGCCAGGCCTACAACGACGCGTTCGCGAACTTTGGGGTGCgctgcccgccggcctccgccgaCCCGCTGTACTGGGACGAGGCTTTCTACGACGAACTACAGAACCGCATCGGCGGAGGGAAGCCCAAGATGCGGTG GTACTTTGGAGAAAATGGGTGGCCTTCTTCAGAGCTCTTTGAGACACCACCTTCGACTGACACCGACAAGGAGAAGTTGGTTGACATAATTCAG GATTGGAAAACAGAGAGATACAAAGAAATAATAAAATCTGGAACT GTGAAGCCTAGACCTGGTGTGTTGCGGTTGATGGATGAAGTAAAGAATGCG GGTATCAAGCTTGCTGTTTGCTCTGCAGCAACTAAAAGTTCAGTCATAATGTGCCTTGAAAACCTTATTGGGCTT GAGCGATTTAATGGTCTGGATTGCTTCCTTGCTG GTGATGATGTTAAACTAAAGAAGCCTGATCCAACAATATATATAACAGCATCAGAG AAATTAGGTGTCGGAAGCAAGAACTGCCTTGTGGTTGAGGATAGTGTTATTGGATTACTA GCTGCAAAAGGAGCAGGGATGTCATGTATAATAACATATACACCTTCAACTGCTAGCCAA GATTTCAAGGATGCAATTGCTACCTATCCTGACCTTAGTAATGTCAG GCTTGAAGACCTCAAGCTATTACTCCAGAAAACTCTTGTTACTGGATAA
- the LOC8070313 gene encoding ubiquinone biosynthesis protein COQ4 homolog, mitochondrial, whose protein sequence is MLGARVQLKGWQQAAVAFGSAFGALLDPRRADLIAALGETTGKPAFERVLQRMKNSAEGREVLLERPRVISSQVSHAWDMPQNTFGAAYAQFMGSRNFSPDDRPPVRFMDTDELAYVATRAREVHDFWHVLFGLPTNLIGETALKVIEFEQMFLPMCMLSVVGGSARFSEKQRTLFFQHYFPWATKAGLKCTDLMSVYYEKHFHEDLEEVRRNWGILPCPNPQKSNV, encoded by the exons ATGCTGGGCGCGCGTGTGCAGCTGAAGGGGTGGCAACAGGCGGCTGTTGCATTTGGTTCTGCGTTTGGGGCCTTGCTTGACCCAAGAAGGGCTGATCTTATAGCTGCTCTTGGAGAGACTACTGGGAAGCCAGCGTTTGAGCGTGTGCTGCAACGAATGAAGAACAGTGCAGAAGGCAGG GAAGTTCTTTTGGAGCGTCCTCGCGTTATATCCTCGCAGGTTTCCCATGCCTGGGACATGCCTCAGAACACATTTGGTGCGGCGTATGCTCAGTTTATGGGATCAAGGAACTTCTCACCAGATGATCGCCCACCTGTCCGTTTCATGGACACTGATGAGCTTGCCTACGTTGCAACCCGTGCCCGTGAGGTGCATGACTTTTGGCATGTGCTATTTGGCCTTCCAACAAACCTGATTGGGGAGACTGCCCTCAAGGTGATAGAATTTGAACAGATGTTCCTGCCAATGTGCATGCTGTCAGTTGTCGGGGGCTCTGCAAGGTTCAGTGAGAAACAAAGGACGCTGTTTTTCCAGCATTACTTCCCATGGGCAACAAAAGCGGGTCTCAAGTGTACTGATCTGATGTCTGTATATTACGAGAAGCACTTTCATGAGGACCTGGAGGAAGTGAGAAGAAACTGGGGAATTCTACCATGCCCTAATCCCCAAAAGAGCAATGTATAG
- the LOC8070314 gene encoding vacuolar protein sorting-associated protein 41 homolog has protein sequence MSTGRARGAQLPLQNGAGVDDGDDEREEEEVGDDEEEEDEEEEEEPRLKYQRLGGSVPAILSTDAAAAIAVADRMVALGTHNGTLHILDFQGNQVKEIAAHTATINDISFDGDGEYIGSCSDDGTVTINSLFTDEKLKFEYHRPMKAIALDPNYARNYRRFATGGLAGQVLVLTKKSWGGYHKKVLRDGEGPIHSMKWRADLLAWANDAGVKVHDMRTDKGIAFIERPKGIPRPEFLLPHLVWQDDTVLVIGWGTSVKIAAIRTDLSQGLNGLQRTITTASSEKYVDIVGSFQTGYHISGIAPFGDLLVVLAYIPDEDEKEKTFSTSVTSRQGTAQRPEIHLVSWKNDELTTDALPIHGYEHYKAKDYALAHAPFSGSSNAGGQWAAGDEPLYYIVSPKDIVVAKPRDAEDHIAWLLQHGCHEKALAAVEAGQGRTELLDEVGSRYLDHLIIERKYAEAAQRCPKLLRGSPSAWERWVFHFAHLRQLPVLVPYIPTENPQLSDTAYEVALVALTTNPSFHELLLTTIKNWPPTLYSASPVISAIEPQLNSSSMTDSLKEALAELYVINGQYEKALSLYAELLKPEVFEFIEKYNLHDAIRDKVVNLMIVDNKRTVHLLIQHRDIIPPYEVVEQLLHTSKNCDKRYLLHLYLHALFEIDIHAGKDFHDMQVELYAEYEPRMLLPFLRTSQHYRLDKAYEIFAQKELVREQVFVLGRMGNAKEALSTIINKLEDMQEAVEFVTEQHDDELWEELIRQCLQKPEMVGNLLEHTVGNLDPLYIVSLVPDGLEIPRLRDRLVKIVTDYRTETSLRNGCNDILKADCVNLLVKYYHEARRGVYMASMDEEVHGNRADDGSSRGHERSSSIRALDMKSRTRCGARCCLCFDPLPIQDISVIMFYCCHAYHLSCLEGGLDSMRSNSNQDSDSGTDDEDGSPSGQSRMRCVLCTTAAA, from the exons ATGTCCACCGGGCGCGCGCGGGGCGCCCAACTGCCGCTGCAGAACGGCGCGGGGGTCGATGACGGGGACGACGAGCGCGAGGAGGAGGAAGTGGGcgatgatgaggaggaggaggacgaggaggaggaggaggagccgcggCTCAAGTACCAGCGGCTGGGCGGGAGCGTGCCGGCGATCCTCTCCACCGACGCCGCGGCTGCTATCGCCGTCGCCGACCGCATGGTCGCGCTCGGCACCCACAACGGCACCCTCCACATCCTCGATTTCCAGGGCAACCAG GTGAAAGAAATTGCTGCTCACACAGCAACTATCAACGACATAAGTTTTGATGGGGACGGTGAATATATAGGAAGCTGCTCAGATGATGGCACAGTGACAATAAACAGCCTCTTCACTGATGAAAAACTAAAGTTTGAGTACCATCGCCCCATGAAGGCAATTGCTCTAGACCCTAATTATGCCCGGAACTATAGAAGATTTGCTACTGGTGGTTTGGCAGGCCAAGTACTTGTGTTGACAAAGAAGTCTTGGGGAGGTTACCATAAGAAG GTTTTACGTGATGGTGAAGGGCCAATCCATTCGATGAAGTGGAGGGCGGACCTTCTTGCTTGGGCTAACGATGCAGGGGTGAAAGTGCATGATATGAGGACAGACAAAGGAATTGCATTCATAGAGAGACCAAAAGGCATTCCTCGACCAGAGTTCTTGCTTCCCCACTTAGTCTGgcag GATGATACAGTCTTAGTTATTGGATGGGGAACAAGTGTCAAGATTGCAGCGATTCGAACAGATTTATCTCAGGGACTCAATGGCCTACAAAGGACTATCACCACAGCTAGTTCTGAGAAGTATGTGGACATTGTGGGCTCATTCCAAACAGGCTACCACATATCTGGGATTGCTCCATTTGGTGACCTTTTAGTTGTGCTTGCCTATATTCCTGACGAGGATGAAAAAGAGAAAACATTTAGTACTTCTGTTACTTCACGACAG GGAACTGCACAGCGTCCAGAAATACATCTTGTATCATGGAAAAATGATGAACTTACTACAGATGCTCTGCCTATTCATGGTTATGAGCATTACAAGGCAAAAGACTATGCTCTTGCGCATGCGCCTTTCTCAG GAAGTAGCAATGCAGGTGGACAGTGGGCTGCTGGTGATGAACCTTTGTATTACATTGTGTCTCCTAAGGACATAGTGGTTGCAAAGCCAAG AGATGCTGAAGATCATATTGCTTGGCTTCTTCAACATGGTTGCCATGAAAAAGCATTGGCTGCAGTTGAGGCAGGGCAAGGACGCACTGAGCTTCTTGATGAG GTGGGTTCCAGATACCTTGATCACTTGATAATTGAAAGAAAATATGCTGAAGCTGCTCAGCGCTGCCCAAAGTTGCTGCGAGGATCTCCTTCAGCATGGGAGAG ATGGGTCTTCCACTTTGCTCATCTTCGCCAACTTCCTGTTTTGGTCCCTTATATACCTACAGAAAATCCTCAGCTGAGTGATACTGCATATGAG GTTGCGCTTGTTGCTCTAACCACCAATCCTTCCTTCCATGAACTTCTCTTGACTACTATAAAAAATTGGCCACCAACATTATACTCAGCTTCACCGGTCATATCTGCCATTGAGCCACAGCTAAACTCCTCATCGATGACTGATTCATTGAAAGAG GCATTAGCAGAATTGTATGTGATCAATGGTCAATATGAAAAGGCACTTTCCCTTTATGCTGAA CTCCTGAAGCCTGAAGTATTCGAGTTTATTGAGAAATACAACTTGCATGATGCCATTCGTGATAAG GTTGTCAATCTTATGATAGTGGATAATAAAAGAACAGTTCACCTACTGATCCAACATCGTGATATCATTCCCCCATATGAAGTTGTGGAGCAGTTGTTGCATACCAGTAAAAACTGTGACAAGAGATATTTGTTACACCTATATTTGCATGCTTTATTTGAGATAGATATCCATGCTGGAAAGGATTTTCATGATATGCAG GTGGAGCTTTATGCAGAATATGAGCCAAGGATGCTACTACCCTTCCTCCGAACCAGTCAGCATTACAGGCTTGACAAG GCATATGAAATCTTTGCACAAAAGGAACTTGTAAGGGAGCAGGTTTTTGTCCTTGGTCGAATGGGCAATGCTAAGGAAGCTCTTTCGACAATTATAAACAAACTGGAAGACATGCAGGAG GCTGTTGAATTTGTTACGGAGCAACATGATGATGAACTGTGGGAGGAACTGATTAGACAATGCCTCCAGAAGCCTGAAATG GTAGGGAATCTATTGGAACATACTGTTGGCAATCTTGATCCTCTGTACATTGTCAGTTTGGTTCCTGATGGCTTAGAAATACCTCG GTTGCGGGATCGTCTTGTGAAAATTGTGACGGATTACCGGACAGAAACTTCATTGCGTAATGGATGCAATGATATACTTAAG GCTGACTGTGTTAACCTTTTGGTTAAATACTACCATGAGGCTCGGCGTGGGGTCTACATGGCAAGCATGGACGAGGAGGTACATGGAAACAGAGCTGATGATGGATCCTCACGGGGGCATGAGAGATCATCTAGCATCCGGGCTCTAGATATGAAGTCCAGAACGAGATGTGGTGCCCGGTGTTGCTTGTGCTTCGATCCATTGCCTATCCAGGACATCTCTGTCATCATGTTCTACTGCTGCCATGCATATCATCTGTCTTGCCTTGAAGGTGGTCTAGACTCGATGAGATCAAACAGTAATCAGGATAGTGACAGCGGCACAGACGATGAGGATGGTTCCCCATCAGGGCAGTCTCGTATGCGCTGTGTATTgtgcactactgctgctgcATAA
- the LOC8085854 gene encoding BTB/POZ domain-containing protein At1g50280, translated as MNELCDLKVHINGHHTLHLHQSVMCAFSGTLRTLVRQEKKKGGRKEAVSIKLAGFPGGADGFELVARFCYNNGRVLLCPSNLPLLHCAAVFLEMTEEVCACNLLAQAEAFVNGLCYWTWGDVLAAVRSCEPFAAAADASGLLERLISALFSKITATPETPTAAAAAAVGTPTNRSSSSCSSSPDTVGFGRLSSSITKTPESMRPCAGREWWFDDMTSLSPPTIEKAMRVLGCYGVENKNLILTRFLLHYLRAATRRPLALCEGERDGAALAGLADTAVHGVALVGGTAFSCRGLFWVLRIVSAVGLSRECRHKLERLMGLMLDQATLDDLLVSGDDGGVYDVNLVMRLVRVFVASQEEADAPSQRMRKVGRLLDKYLGEISPDHGLKVSKFLAVAESLPDAARDCYDGVYRALDIYLESHPALSLEERTTLCRCLNYEKLTLEACKDLAKNRRIPPGVAVQALSSQQCKLHISEPGPGAAAAKERRPDPSTCSQSQTPRRRVTRRATRSVDLGGGRGGGEDDEKELLRLNLQRMQSRVVELERACKEMKGQMSKMAKGKSFSFGAGAASCHQTGGRGLPRLC; from the exons ATGAATGAGCTCTGCGACCTCAAGGTGCACATCAATGGCCATCACACGCTTCATCTCCACCAG AGCGTCATGTGCGCCTTCTCGGGGACGCTGAGGACACTGGTGAggcaggagaagaagaagggcgGCAGAAAGGAAGCCGTGTCCATCAAGCTCGCCGGCTTCCCGGGCGGCGCCGACGGCTTCGAGCTCGTGGCCAGGTTCTGCTACAACAACGGCCGCGTCCTGCTCTGCCCCTCCAACCTCCCGCTCCTGCACTGCGCCGCCGTGTTCCTGGAGATGACCGAGGAGGTCTGCGCCTGCAACCTGCTGGCGCAGGCGGAGGCCTTCGTGAACGGGCTCTGCTACTGGACCTGGGGCGACGTGCTCGCCGCGGTCAGGAGCTGCGAGCCCTTTGCCGCGGCGGCCGACGCGTCCGGCCTCCTGGAGAGGCTCATCTCCGCGCTCTTCTCCAAGATCACCGCCACCCCGGAGACGCccaccgccgcggccgccgccgcggtggggacgccgacgaaccggtcctCGTCGTCGTGCTCCTCGTCGCCTGACACGGTGGGCTTCGGCCGGTTGTCGTCGTCCATTACCAAGACGCCGGAGTCGATGCGGCCCTGCGCCGGCAGGGAGTGGTGGTTCGACGACATGACGTCGCTGTCCCCGCCGACCATCGAGAAGGCGATGCGCGTGCTCGGCTGCTACGGTGTCGAGAACAAGAACCTGATCCTGACGCGGTTCCTGCTGCACTACCTCCGCGCCGCCACGCGCAGGCCGCTGGCGCTCTGCGAGGGGGAGCGGGACGGCGCCGCGCTCGCCGGCCTCGCGGACACGGCCGTCCACGGCGTGGCGCTCGTCGGGGGCACGGCGTTCTCGTGCCGGGGCCTCTTCTGGGTGCTGCGGATCGTGTCGGCGGTGGGGCTGAGCAGGGAGTGCAGGCACAAGCTGGAGCGGCTCATGGGGCTGATGCTGGACCAGGCCACGCTCGACGACCTCCTCGTCTccggcgacgacggcggcgtgTACGACGTCAACCTGGTCATGAGGCTGGTCAGGGTGTTCGTTGCCTCCCAAGAGGAGGCCGACGCGCCGTCGCAGAGGATGCGGAAAGTGGGGCGCCTGCTCGACAAGTACCTCGGCGAAATCTCGCCGGACCACGGCCTGAAGGTGTCCAAGTTCCTCGCCGTTGCCGAAAGCCTGCCGGACGCGGCCAGGGACTGCTATGACGGCGTGTACAGGGCGCTCGACATCTACCTCGAG TCGCACCCGGCACTGTCCCTGGAGGAGCGCACGACGCTATGCCGGTGCCTCAACTAcgagaagctgacgctggaggCGTGCAAGGACCTGGCCAAGAACCGGCGGATCCCGCCAGGCGTGGCGGTACAGGCGCTTTCGTCGCAGCAGTGCAAGCTCCACATCAGCGAGCCCGGGCCCGGCGCGGCTGCGGCGAAGGAGCGGCGGCCGGACCCGTCCACCTGCTCCCAGTCCCAGACGCCGAGGAGGAGGGTCACCCGCCGCGCCACCCGCAGCGTGGACCTCGGCGGCGGCCGGGGCGGCGGTGAAGACGACGAGAAGGAGCTGCTGCGGCTGAACCTGCAGAGGATGCAGAGCCGGGTGGTGGAGCTGGAGCGGGCGTGCAAGGAGATGAAGGGCCAGATGTCCAAGATGGCCAAGGGCAAGTCCTTCTCcttcggcgccggcgccgcctccTGCCACCAGACCGGCGGCAGGGGCTTGCCTAGGCTCTGCTGA